From Pelotomaculum schinkii, the proteins below share one genomic window:
- a CDS encoding DNA polymerase III subunit alpha: MKVKVTGFVHLHVHTEYSLLEATCRLEELIQKAKSFGMNSLAITDKGRIDGAIRFYELARKYGLHPVIGCEIKVNDAGESLILLAATNSGYARIVKWLNNGFSPPPPFPGDVIALSGGRNGSIYRLLARGEMDLAEEQAREYAKCFGEGNFYLEAQDHGLADERMIMERTVKLSQKTEIPLVATHDAHYLVSEDASLLQMLQNNPQTQQTAARPFYFPSPQEMEEKFCGLPAALANTGIIARRCQVRLDPGCYRLPQFPVPESWNEEAYLKHLCLEGLHRRFALQALSDGEQQKVMERMEQELAVIFARGLASYFLIVWDMVKFARQSKIPVGPGRGSAAGSLVVYLLGVTEVNPLVHELSFERFLSPDRADLPDIDLDVCQVRRPEILQYIKDKYGAGRVVHIGVLNTFGTRGAIREAGKYLKLPEEHIDLLAKLLPPFTGQGGIRHCLEKLPELRKLPVRQEPYQSLFHYAQRMEGLPRNHSAHPSGILIGHEELAGVIPLQHRPNGALMTSFNKEDIQALGLLKIDLLGLRNLSVINGAFQTIRNLTGREIEVKDIPLDDPDTFRTMEKGDTLGCFQLESMGIRSLMRRLKPQNLEDLTALLALYRPGAWQEGIVETYLRRRHGQEKSSFLLPELEEILSRTYGLILYQEQVMQIAHVLAGYSMGEADSLRRVLAKKSAAGLARHRQRFVRGAMARGRSQEEAAAVFDFLARFAGYSFNKAHSVSYAYISYWTVYLKTHYPKEYMAALLSLEGGYYDKRVYFRETVKMGIPLLVPDVNGSGFGFLPEKEGIRIGMDAIKGSGPEAVASLLCSRQKDGHFTSFQELVKRMKAYGVKRPVLQGWIAAGACDSLGDNRRQMIFSLNSLQNSLFAGESLDTIEDFSASEKRRKEKLLLGFSLVQPPSHKWRQFLKRYQIAPIDTLCEGQKNKRVRICGAIIHSRRHPTGNGEYVLFLVLQDHSGMVEVSLYPKTYKACLYELNPQGIIVEGILHSEDKNLHIVAEKIKAMGG; this comes from the coding sequence ATGAAAGTAAAAGTCACAGGGTTCGTACATTTGCATGTTCATACGGAATACAGTCTTCTGGAGGCCACTTGCCGTCTGGAAGAGTTAATCCAAAAGGCAAAGTCTTTCGGTATGAATTCCCTGGCCATCACAGATAAGGGCAGAATTGACGGAGCCATTCGCTTTTATGAATTGGCCCGGAAATATGGCCTTCATCCTGTTATTGGCTGTGAAATAAAGGTTAATGACGCGGGAGAATCGCTCATTCTGTTAGCTGCTACGAACAGTGGGTATGCCCGGATCGTTAAATGGTTGAACAATGGTTTTTCCCCACCGCCGCCTTTTCCCGGGGATGTGATTGCCTTGAGCGGGGGAAGAAACGGAAGCATCTATCGTTTACTGGCCAGGGGAGAGATGGATCTGGCGGAAGAGCAGGCTCGTGAATATGCAAAGTGTTTCGGGGAGGGAAACTTCTATCTTGAGGCGCAGGATCACGGTTTGGCTGATGAGCGTATGATCATGGAGCGGACTGTCAAACTTTCTCAGAAAACAGAGATTCCCCTGGTGGCTACCCATGATGCGCATTACCTTGTTTCCGAAGACGCCTCTCTGCTTCAAATGCTGCAAAATAACCCCCAGACTCAACAAACAGCGGCAAGGCCCTTTTATTTTCCCTCCCCCCAGGAAATGGAGGAAAAATTTTGTGGCCTTCCGGCGGCTTTAGCCAATACGGGCATTATTGCCCGGCGCTGCCAGGTAAGATTGGACCCTGGATGTTACAGGCTGCCCCAATTTCCAGTGCCGGAAAGTTGGAACGAGGAAGCCTATCTAAAACATCTTTGCCTGGAAGGTTTGCACAGACGTTTTGCTTTGCAGGCCTTAAGTGACGGGGAGCAGCAGAAAGTTATGGAGCGGATGGAACAGGAGCTGGCTGTGATTTTTGCTCGCGGCCTGGCCTCTTATTTTCTTATCGTTTGGGATATGGTGAAATTTGCCCGGCAAAGCAAAATACCAGTTGGTCCGGGGCGAGGTTCGGCGGCAGGAAGTCTAGTGGTATATTTATTAGGCGTCACGGAGGTCAATCCCCTTGTGCATGAATTGTCTTTTGAACGTTTTTTAAGCCCGGATCGGGCTGATTTACCGGACATTGACCTGGATGTCTGTCAGGTGAGGCGCCCGGAAATACTGCAGTACATCAAGGACAAGTACGGAGCCGGCCGGGTTGTTCATATCGGTGTGTTAAACACCTTCGGTACGCGGGGGGCGATTCGGGAAGCGGGAAAATACTTGAAGCTGCCGGAGGAACACATTGATCTTCTGGCCAAGCTTCTTCCTCCCTTTACCGGCCAGGGTGGAATCCGGCATTGCCTGGAAAAGCTGCCTGAACTGCGGAAATTACCGGTCAGGCAGGAACCGTATCAATCCCTGTTTCACTATGCCCAACGTATGGAAGGATTACCCCGCAATCACTCTGCCCATCCCTCGGGAATTCTCATCGGGCATGAAGAGTTAGCCGGCGTCATCCCCCTGCAGCATAGACCCAATGGAGCCCTGATGACCTCCTTTAACAAGGAGGACATTCAAGCCCTCGGCTTATTGAAAATAGACTTGCTGGGCTTGCGCAATCTCAGTGTGATTAATGGCGCGTTCCAGACCATTCGGAATCTTACAGGAAGGGAAATAGAGGTTAAAGATATTCCTCTGGATGATCCGGATACCTTCCGTACCATGGAAAAGGGGGATACCCTCGGTTGTTTTCAGTTGGAAAGCATGGGAATCCGGAGCCTGATGCGCAGGCTGAAACCGCAAAACCTGGAGGATCTTACGGCTTTGCTGGCCCTATACCGGCCCGGGGCCTGGCAGGAAGGGATCGTTGAAACTTATTTGCGCCGGCGGCACGGCCAGGAGAAAAGTAGTTTTCTCCTTCCCGAACTGGAAGAGATACTTTCACGGACCTACGGCCTTATTCTTTACCAGGAACAGGTGATGCAAATCGCCCATGTATTGGCCGGCTATTCCATGGGGGAAGCCGATTCCCTGCGGCGTGTGCTTGCTAAAAAATCCGCTGCGGGTTTGGCCCGTCACCGCCAGCGCTTTGTCCGGGGGGCCATGGCACGGGGCCGCTCGCAAGAGGAGGCTGCCGCTGTTTTTGATTTTTTAGCCCGCTTTGCCGGCTACAGTTTCAATAAAGCCCATAGTGTTTCCTATGCTTATATTTCTTACTGGACTGTCTATCTAAAAACCCACTATCCCAAAGAATATATGGCAGCCCTATTAAGTTTGGAAGGAGGATACTACGACAAAAGAGTGTATTTCCGGGAAACTGTGAAAATGGGGATTCCCCTGCTCGTCCCAGATGTGAACGGCAGTGGTTTTGGCTTCCTGCCGGAGAAAGAGGGGATCCGTATAGGAATGGATGCCATCAAAGGATCCGGTCCGGAAGCAGTGGCTTCCCTGTTATGCTCCCGCCAAAAAGACGGTCATTTTACCTCTTTTCAGGAACTGGTTAAAAGGATGAAAGCCTATGGTGTTAAAAGGCCGGTTTTGCAAGGATGGATCGCTGCAGGCGCCTGTGACAGTTTGGGAGACAACAGGCGGCAAATGATTTTCTCGCTAAATTCTTTACAAAACAGTCTTTTTGCCGGTGAATCCCTCGATACAATCGAAGATTTTTCCGCGAGTGAAAAGAGGAGAAAGGAAAAATTGTTGTTGGGATTTTCCCTGGTGCAACCCCCCTCCCATAAGTGGCGGCAATTTTTAAAACGCTATCAAATAGCTCCCATTGATACCTTATGTGAGGGGCAAAAGAATAAGCGGGTTCGAATTTGTGGCGCAATTATACACAGCAGGCGTCACCCCACAGGGAACGGGGAATATGTCCTGTTTCTTGTTCTTCAGGATCATTCCGGGATGGTGGAAGTGAGTTTATATCCCAAGACATACAAGGCCTGCCTGTATGAATTAAATCCACAGGGCATAATAGTAGAAGGAATTCTCCATTCAGAGGACAAGAATTTGCATATTGTCGCTGAAAAAATTAAAGCCATGGGAGGGTAA
- a CDS encoding type II toxin-antitoxin system Phd/YefM family antitoxin: MPNIRPISDLRNNANEISEFCHKEREPVFITKNGVGDMVVMSIETYERQQALIELYSKLAEAEAEIANGAEGKDFFEVAKKFRAYVHGKV, translated from the coding sequence ATGCCAAATATACGTCCCATTTCTGATTTGCGCAATAATGCAAACGAGATTTCCGAATTCTGCCATAAAGAACGCGAGCCTGTTTTCATAACAAAGAACGGCGTAGGTGACATGGTGGTGATGAGCATAGAAACCTATGAGCGACAACAGGCTTTAATTGAACTCTATAGCAAGTTGGCTGAAGCTGAGGCTGAGATTGCAAACGGTGCAGAGGGAAAGGACTTTTTTGAAGTGGCAAAAAAGTTCAGGGCTTATGTTCATGGAAAAGTATGA
- a CDS encoding peptidase S41: MNHSNCGKNCRLASVPFVLVFLLIFTLMISLTGCGSVPSTKPYLAKDRETRWVNDITYLEKTLPKVHKNLYFHLSEQEFHQQLEELKKKVPAYSDEQIEIALSVILAGIGDTHTGSSIGSEYRYPLELHWFAEGIYITGSSKEYQELLNARIITLNGQKIEEAANTLRPLLAGANESWFKTQIVYYLPMPGVLKYYGLSKADEIELGVELKNGQRQTVKLKPVSYKDYMAAEQPEVSVPLYRSHPDENYWYEYLKDEKVIYLNYSRCGQMREKPFEIFDKEFWNFVQSHEVNKLVIDIRENRGGISTILDPLIREVKNSSFNKHGKLYVIIGKDTFSSAILNAISLKKDTKAYLVGEATGGEPNHYGEVKQFKLPNSEKPVRYSTKYFHWLDQDVNTLEPDKVIEETFAAYLEGTDPVLEWIVKQN, from the coding sequence ATGAATCATTCTAATTGTGGAAAGAACTGCCGGTTGGCAAGCGTCCCTTTTGTTCTTGTCTTTCTACTGATATTTACGCTTATGATTTCGCTGACGGGCTGCGGCAGTGTCCCTTCAACCAAGCCTTACCTGGCCAAAGACAGGGAAACCCGTTGGGTGAACGATATCACCTATCTGGAAAAAACGCTGCCGAAAGTCCATAAGAATTTGTATTTTCACCTTTCCGAGCAAGAGTTCCACCAGCAGCTGGAAGAGCTGAAGAAAAAGGTTCCCGCTTATTCGGACGAACAGATCGAGATCGCCTTAAGCGTTATTCTGGCCGGTATCGGTGATACCCATACCGGATCAAGTATCGGTTCGGAATACCGGTACCCGCTGGAGCTTCATTGGTTTGCCGAAGGTATCTATATTACGGGTTCAAGCAAAGAATATCAGGAATTGCTGAATGCCAGAATCATCACCCTGAACGGCCAAAAAATCGAAGAAGCGGCCAATACGCTCAGGCCCTTACTAGCGGGGGCCAATGAAAGCTGGTTTAAAACTCAAATCGTCTATTATCTGCCAATGCCGGGTGTTCTCAAATATTATGGCTTAAGCAAGGCAGATGAGATCGAACTGGGTGTGGAACTGAAAAACGGCCAAAGGCAAACGGTCAAACTGAAACCGGTTAGTTATAAAGACTATATGGCCGCCGAACAGCCGGAAGTATCTGTTCCGCTATACCGGAGCCATCCAGACGAAAATTATTGGTATGAATATTTAAAGGACGAGAAAGTCATTTATTTGAATTATAGCAGGTGCGGCCAAATGAGAGAAAAGCCGTTTGAAATCTTTGACAAGGAATTCTGGAATTTTGTTCAAAGCCATGAAGTGAACAAGCTTGTTATTGATATCAGGGAAAACCGCGGCGGTATCTCGACTATTCTGGACCCTTTGATCAGAGAAGTGAAAAACAGCAGCTTTAACAAGCATGGCAAGCTTTATGTGATCATCGGTAAAGACACTTTCTCTTCTGCTATTCTGAATGCGATCAGTTTAAAGAAAGATACGAAGGCCTATCTTGTAGGAGAAGCGACCGGCGGTGAGCCGAACCACTACGGAGAGGTAAAACAATTCAAACTGCCGAACAGTGAAAAACCGGTTCGTTATTCGACGAAGTATTTCCATTGGTTGGATCAGGATGTCAACACGCTGGAGCCGGATAAGGTGATAGAAGAGACTTTTGCCGCTTACCTGGAAGGGACTGATCCGGTGCTGGAGTGGATAGTGAAGCAGAATTGA
- a CDS encoding uracil-DNA glycosylase encodes MTGRTVSLETITDMETLKNLCLRIFLPAPGENIVFGEGPEPARLALIGEAPGKEEAKTGRPFVGNAGRLLNKYLEEAGIAREDVYITNVLKVRPPGNRTPGKAEIKESLPFLLRQIELIHPAVIVCLGSIAVQAILEPKAKITQIRGEWREKDGTKVIPTYHPAAIFHDEEKKELFKKDLLQVGKVLRGLE; translated from the coding sequence ATGACGGGCAGGACGGTTAGCCTGGAGACCATAACAGATATGGAAACATTGAAAAACCTTTGTTTGCGTATATTTTTGCCGGCGCCGGGGGAAAACATTGTGTTCGGCGAAGGACCGGAACCTGCCCGCCTGGCGCTGATCGGGGAAGCGCCAGGGAAAGAGGAGGCCAAAACAGGTCGTCCCTTTGTAGGGAATGCAGGGAGGCTGCTTAATAAATATTTGGAGGAAGCGGGAATAGCCAGGGAGGATGTTTATATCACCAATGTTTTAAAAGTGAGGCCTCCCGGTAACCGGACACCAGGAAAAGCGGAAATAAAAGAGTCCTTGCCCTTTTTGTTACGGCAAATTGAGTTGATACACCCGGCAGTCATCGTATGTCTGGGAAGCATCGCCGTGCAGGCGATTCTTGAGCCGAAGGCCAAGATCACCCAAATCAGGGGAGAGTGGAGAGAAAAGGATGGTACAAAGGTGATTCCCACCTATCATCCTGCTGCGATTTTTCACGACGAAGAGAAAAAAGAGCTGTTTAAGAAAGATCTCCTCCAGGTGGGAAAGGTGTTAAGAGGCTTGGAATAG
- a CDS encoding UvrD-helicase domain-containing protein, which translates to MLEFWARRKGIDVIGTGDFTHPAWREELKEKLVPTGEGLYILKDDFRQKDLVAGGSLKPQFIVTGEISSIYKKNGRVRKVHNLILLPSLEHAELVSHRLEAIGNLNSDGRPILGLDSRDLLEIVLDMCAEAILIPAHIWTPHFSLYGAYSGFDHIQECFEDLTGYIYALETGLSSDPPMNWRLSALDGFTLVSNSDAHSPANLGREANIFDTALSYQSILQALNNRSTKEFFGTIEFFPEEGKYHYDGHRNCKVCWKPAETISAQGICPVCGGRITVGVLHRVEAMADREEGFVAPAAKHFESLIPLQEIIASSIGCTVTSKKVKETYENLIRSIGPELFILRQATLPDIELVAGSWIAEGIRRLRCGKIDIQPGFDGEYGKITVMDKSEIERLSGQLYIFNDQSDALPSPSISKTIAAEKASARQETVLLPVLEDAVSFRGREDTKTAVPVETSYELNKEQWEAVSSPSPAIAVMAGPGTGKTKTLVYRIIYLVEKCGVHPDQITAVTFTNKAAQEMRVRLERHFGEKRTTAAMTIGTFHSISLQILSQWKGKNNMTIIDEEDVLAIIGEIVKDMKLELSPRDVMKGISLVKNGISPVGDKKKGGPLSDGVPPVLVYDAYCAQLKGYGVMDYDDILLEVLYQFEGGSTEDTAGRNVSNPFSHLLVDEFQDVNEIQYRLIKAWSRKSESIFIIGDPDQSIYGFRGSDLRYFARFKDDFPGLQQVRLTQNYRSTPEIIACAQALISRKNAGERGVFLEAGRARGSRVRLIDARDEFSEALFVAKEINRMVGGIDMLDTQALSASRSKRIGAKHPRGFSDIALLYRTNHQARILEQCLLKEGIPYVVAGREEFLTDKPVRHALAFFKFLLNPGDTVSLLRYLKAEESYSADLNKKIFESYTAGNKSLASLARIMEEIRLPLEQPDQPGNFLEMLRKYAPIIRKEKPKQIIDSWIDDHNLSDSHSMALLSHTAVMYTQMPSLMQNLILGRESDVVRSGGKVYSPDAVSLMTIHAAKGLEFPVVFICGVTDGRIPLRNSRLQCNMDEERRLFYVGMTRARDELILLTYRTPSLFIADLSEKHLIREHAFTPKQTPQYQQAALFE; encoded by the coding sequence ATGCTCGAATTTTGGGCGCGGCGCAAAGGAATTGACGTTATCGGCACAGGCGATTTCACGCATCCGGCCTGGCGTGAGGAATTAAAAGAAAAGCTGGTCCCTACTGGCGAAGGCCTTTATATTCTCAAGGATGATTTCCGCCAAAAGGATCTGGTGGCGGGAGGAAGCCTCAAGCCTCAATTTATTGTCACTGGCGAAATCAGTTCCATATACAAAAAGAACGGCAGAGTAAGAAAAGTCCACAACCTGATCCTTTTACCCAGCCTGGAACATGCTGAGTTGGTATCGCACAGGCTTGAGGCCATAGGCAATTTGAACTCTGACGGTCGGCCCATATTGGGCCTGGACAGCAGGGACTTGCTGGAGATCGTACTTGATATGTGCGCGGAGGCTATATTGATACCTGCTCACATATGGACCCCGCATTTCTCACTGTACGGCGCTTATTCCGGATTCGATCACATTCAAGAGTGCTTTGAAGATTTAACCGGCTATATTTATGCCCTCGAAACAGGCCTTTCCTCAGATCCTCCCATGAATTGGCGCCTTTCCGCCTTGGATGGCTTTACGCTGGTTTCCAACTCGGATGCCCATTCCCCCGCCAACCTAGGAAGAGAAGCCAATATTTTTGATACCGCGCTTTCTTATCAAAGTATCTTGCAGGCATTAAACAACCGCAGTACAAAAGAGTTTTTCGGTACCATAGAGTTTTTTCCGGAAGAAGGAAAATACCACTATGACGGGCATAGAAACTGCAAGGTGTGCTGGAAGCCTGCGGAGACAATATCTGCGCAAGGTATATGCCCGGTCTGCGGCGGTCGAATTACAGTGGGCGTGCTTCACCGGGTTGAAGCCATGGCCGACCGGGAAGAAGGGTTTGTAGCACCGGCGGCCAAGCATTTTGAAAGCCTGATTCCTCTTCAGGAGATCATCGCTTCCTCGATCGGTTGTACGGTCACCAGCAAAAAGGTGAAGGAAACATACGAGAATTTAATCCGGAGCATCGGACCGGAGTTGTTTATACTCCGCCAGGCAACGCTGCCCGATATTGAACTGGTAGCCGGCTCCTGGATCGCTGAGGGTATCCGCAGGCTGAGGTGCGGCAAGATCGACATACAACCCGGTTTTGACGGAGAATACGGTAAAATTACAGTCATGGACAAAAGCGAAATCGAGCGGCTTTCCGGTCAGCTATACATTTTCAACGATCAAAGCGATGCACTGCCAAGTCCATCAATATCCAAAACGATTGCGGCTGAAAAGGCTTCGGCCCGGCAAGAAACCGTGTTGCTGCCGGTTCTAGAGGATGCTGTTTCGTTCAGGGGCCGCGAGGATACAAAGACCGCGGTTCCCGTGGAAACGTCTTATGAATTGAACAAAGAGCAGTGGGAAGCCGTTTCCTCCCCCAGCCCAGCCATTGCTGTCATGGCCGGCCCTGGAACGGGCAAAACCAAAACACTGGTATACCGTATTATCTACCTGGTTGAAAAATGTGGTGTCCATCCCGACCAGATCACTGCCGTTACCTTTACCAATAAGGCCGCCCAGGAGATGCGTGTCCGGTTGGAGAGGCACTTCGGGGAAAAACGGACAACGGCCGCCATGACCATAGGGACCTTTCACTCCATAAGCCTGCAAATTTTGTCCCAATGGAAGGGCAAAAATAACATGACGATTATTGATGAGGAGGATGTCCTGGCCATCATCGGGGAAATCGTCAAGGATATGAAATTGGAGCTTTCCCCTCGAGATGTCATGAAAGGGATATCGCTGGTTAAAAACGGTATATCCCCGGTGGGAGATAAAAAAAAGGGAGGCCCCCTCAGCGACGGTGTGCCCCCGGTCCTGGTCTACGATGCATACTGCGCGCAACTTAAGGGTTACGGGGTAATGGACTATGACGATATCCTCCTGGAGGTCCTTTACCAGTTTGAAGGTGGAAGCACAGAGGATACCGCAGGCAGGAACGTGTCAAACCCTTTCTCCCACCTGCTTGTGGATGAGTTTCAGGACGTCAACGAGATTCAATACCGCTTGATTAAAGCATGGAGCAGGAAAAGCGAGAGTATTTTTATTATCGGCGACCCGGACCAGTCGATTTATGGTTTCCGGGGTTCGGATCTGCGCTATTTTGCAAGGTTTAAAGATGATTTTCCAGGACTCCAGCAGGTCCGGCTGACGCAGAATTACCGCTCCACGCCCGAGATCATCGCTTGCGCCCAAGCGCTAATCTCCCGGAAAAATGCCGGGGAGCGCGGGGTTTTCTTGGAGGCCGGCAGGGCAAGGGGCAGCAGAGTACGTCTGATAGATGCCAGGGATGAGTTTTCTGAAGCCCTGTTTGTGGCCAAGGAAATAAACCGGATGGTCGGCGGTATCGATATGCTGGATACCCAGGCGCTATCGGCATCCCGTTCCAAAAGAATCGGAGCCAAACATCCCCGAGGCTTTTCCGATATAGCCTTATTATACCGCACCAATCACCAGGCGCGAATTTTGGAGCAATGTCTTTTAAAAGAGGGGATTCCATATGTGGTGGCCGGGCGGGAGGAGTTCCTGACAGATAAGCCGGTGCGCCATGCCCTTGCTTTTTTCAAATTTCTGCTCAACCCCGGGGATACGGTTTCCCTGTTGCGATATCTGAAAGCAGAAGAGAGCTATTCGGCAGACCTGAACAAAAAAATTTTTGAAAGTTATACGGCCGGGAATAAAAGCCTGGCATCTCTGGCAAGAATCATGGAAGAGATTCGACTGCCCCTGGAACAACCGGACCAACCCGGGAATTTCCTGGAGATGCTGAGAAAGTATGCACCAATCATTCGGAAGGAAAAGCCGAAGCAAATCATAGATTCCTGGATTGACGACCATAACCTGTCCGATAGCCATTCCATGGCATTGCTTTCCCATACCGCTGTTATGTATACCCAAATGCCTTCCTTGATGCAAAACCTGATTTTGGGCCGGGAAAGTGATGTAGTCCGCAGCGGCGGCAAAGTCTATTCGCCGGATGCGGTTTCCTTAATGACCATCCACGCCGCTAAAGGCCTGGAATTTCCCGTCGTGTTCATCTGCGGAGTCACCGATGGAAGGATTCCTTTAAGGAACAGCCGCCTTCAATGCAATATGGATGAGGAGAGACGGCTGTTTTATGTCGGGATGACCAGGGCCCGGGATGAACTTATCCTGCTGACCTACCGTACCCCATCCCTTTTTATTGCCGACCTATCCGAAAAGCACCTGATAAGAGAGCATGCTTTTACGCCCAAGCAAACGCCTCAATACCAGCAAGCCGCTCTTTTTGAATAA
- a CDS encoding HD-GYP domain-containing protein, giving the protein MNESEWFIMKKHVEIGYRIAYASGEFAHLADIILYHHEWWNGQGYPQGLKEDEIPLLSRIISILDAFDVMTHQQPYKPAKTINEALHELCLKAGTQFDPTLVPIFIKMMTNKSLSFGNLWCKRD; this is encoded by the coding sequence ATAAATGAATCAGAATGGTTTATTATGAAAAAACATGTCGAAATTGGCTATCGAATTGCTTACGCGTCCGGAGAATTTGCCCATCTGGCCGATATCATTTTATATCACCATGAATGGTGGAACGGCCAAGGCTATCCCCAGGGACTTAAAGAAGATGAGATTCCTCTTTTGTCGCGTATCATATCCATTTTAGACGCCTTTGATGTCATGACCCACCAGCAGCCTTATAAACCCGCCAAGACTATAAACGAAGCTCTACATGAACTTTGTCTCAAAGCAGGAACCCAGTTTGATCCTACTTTAGTTCCGATCTTTATTAAGATGATGACCAATAAAAGCCTCAGCTTTGGTAATCTGTGGTGCAAGAGGGATTGA
- a CDS encoding DUF72 domain-containing protein — MLLIGTAGYSYEDWRGIFYPEDIDKKEMLSFYAREFAFTEVNTTFYRLPNRFMLYHMQEKTPDNFQFVIKAYRGLTHKREDNAQHFSDFKEALKPLIETGKLGCILAQFPTSFRDRDENTDYLKEFKEQLGDIPVVVEFRHEEWINERTFELLEEEGLGYVCVDEPQFKTLVPPVIRATGSIGYVRFHGRNYKKWWRHEETHERYDYLYTEEELQDWLPRILKLLRQTKKTFVSMNNHYRAQAVINGRMLKKMLEKEGV, encoded by the coding sequence ATGCTTTTGATCGGTACCGCCGGGTACAGTTATGAGGACTGGCGGGGCATCTTTTACCCTGAAGATATCGACAAGAAAGAAATGCTCAGTTTTTATGCCCGGGAATTTGCTTTCACGGAAGTAAATACAACCTTTTACAGGCTCCCTAACCGCTTTATGCTTTATCACATGCAGGAAAAAACTCCTGACAATTTTCAATTCGTGATTAAAGCCTACCGGGGACTGACCCATAAACGGGAAGACAATGCCCAGCATTTCAGCGATTTTAAAGAAGCTCTAAAACCACTGATTGAAACAGGTAAACTGGGCTGTATCCTGGCCCAGTTTCCTACCAGCTTCCGGGACCGGGATGAGAACACGGACTATTTGAAAGAGTTTAAGGAGCAGCTGGGAGACATCCCTGTTGTCGTTGAATTTCGCCACGAAGAGTGGATTAACGAAAGAACTTTTGAGCTCCTGGAAGAAGAAGGATTAGGTTATGTTTGTGTCGATGAACCCCAGTTTAAAACCTTAGTTCCACCTGTGATCAGGGCCACCGGTTCCATTGGGTATGTGCGTTTCCATGGACGCAATTACAAAAAATGGTGGCGCCATGAGGAAACCCACGAACGCTACGATTATTTATATACAGAAGAGGAATTGCAGGACTGGCTCCCCAGGATTTTAAAACTTCTCCGGCAGACAAAAAAGACTTTTGTCAGTATGAACAATCATTACCGGGCCCAGGCTGTGATCAACGGGCGCATGCTGAAAAAGATGCTGGAGAAGGAGGGAGTTTAA
- a CDS encoding type II toxin-antitoxin system RelE/ParE family toxin: MEKYELKIFPLAEQDLKDITDYLNELSPQAALKIYDEIVDSIASLEQMPMCCPLAKNTVLRAKQYRMLVVHNYVVFYVVSGKTVQIRRILYRRRQYEFLL, encoded by the coding sequence ATGGAAAAGTATGAACTGAAGATATTTCCCTTGGCTGAGCAAGATCTAAAGGATATTACTGATTATCTAAATGAGCTTTCACCGCAGGCTGCTCTTAAAATCTATGATGAAATTGTTGATAGCATCGCTTCTCTTGAGCAAATGCCAATGTGTTGTCCCCTTGCTAAAAATACTGTGCTTCGAGCAAAACAATACCGTATGCTGGTGGTGCATAATTATGTAGTGTTCTACGTTGTAAGTGGTAAAACAGTGCAAATACGGCGAATACTATATAGGCGAAGGCAATATGAATTTTTGCTATGA